The Pediococcus inopinatus region ACAATCCAGAAAATTAGGTGGTTTAATATTCGTGGAAAGAATCAAACTTCTGGCGATGGTGCTTTTGAATATGTACGTTATCGTTATTACGATGGTCAACAAATTCCGGTAATGATGCTAGCTAGTGGTGCAGGCGCATGGTCTGATGGCAATGCTTATCAGAGCAAGGCGATTGCTGCCCAAATGCAGGACTTTAAATTCGGGGATGAATCAAAGACTCAAGATGATGACTAAAAGTCGATATATTAGAATTTATGAAAAAAAGCACTAAAATAAAGTTTGTGAAAAGAATAATTTAAAGAGGGGTATTTGTATGTCTGCAAAGTATAAATTTTTAGAACCTTATACATTTAAAAATGGGGTCAAGATTAAGAATCGGGTTGTGATTCCGCCAATGACTGAGGCTTCTGCTTTTGAAGAAGGATCCGTTACTCGTGATGAACTTCGTTACTTTAGTTTACACAGCGGTGGGGTCGGCATGTTTATTTCTCCTGTTGCCAATGTATCCGAAGATGGCAAAGGTTTTGAGGGTGAACTTTCTGTTGACGACGATCGCTTCTTACCAGGATTGAAGAAAATGGCACTCGCAATGAAACAAAACGGGACTAAGGCCATTTTACAAATTTTCGATGCTGGGCGAATGTCTAATTCTAAAATCTTACGTGGAACCAAACCGGTTAGTGCCAGTGCGGTAGCAGCCTTAAGACCAGGAGCTGAGACCCCTCGCGAGTTAACTGATGCTGAAATCAACCAAATCATCACTGATTTTGGTGAGGCAACTCGGCGCGCAATCCAAGCTGGGTTTGATGGGATTGAATTACACGGTGCTAATACGTATCTTTTACAACAATTCTTCTCTCCCCATTCTAATCGGCGAACTGATAAATGGGGTGGCAGTGTTGATAAGCGCATGACATTTGCTTTGGAAGTTATCAAGAGCGTGCAAGTAGCCGTTGAAAAATATGCTGATCGGCCATTTATTGTCGGTTATCGAATTTCTCCAGAAGAGATTGAAAATCCAGGAATTCGCATGGCAGATACTTTGCACTTTATCGATGTCCTAGCTGATCAACCAATTGATTATCTACATGTTTCGATGGGCTACGCTTGGCGCACGTCTTTAAATGATAAAGCGGATAAGGAACCTTTGATTTTAAAGATTCAAAAACAGGTTAATGGGCGGTTACCATTAATTTCGGTTGGTTCTGTTGAAAAACCAGAAGATGCTGAAAAAGTCATGGATGCAGGAATTGATTTTGTGGCTTTGGGTCGTGAAAGCTTACGGGAACCAAAGTGGGTTCAAAAAGTTGAAACTGATGATGAAGAAAGTATTCGTTACACAATTTCGACGCGTGACGTAGATGAATTAGGAATTACACCGTCGATGTGGAATTTCGTCACTGTTAGATTGAAATCTGCGATGCATATTTCTAATCAACCTGATTATGATAAAGATCAATTTGACAATAAGTTAGCGCCACACGAAGGGGCTTAATTGATTTAAAATACGAAAAGGCGAGAATCTTCAGGGTTCTCGTTTTTTCTGACGCTTAAATGAAGTGGATAGGCTTCCATAGTTTCTTAGCCAAACGGGGAGAAATAAGTAAAAAATTTTCGAACGGCCGTCAATATAGGATTTTTCCAATAAAAGTCGTATAATGGCATTATTCTAAAAAAATAGGGAGAATACGATGACAGAATTCAAACGTTTCTATGAGACATTTCAACCAACCCACTATGATGTCTATTTAGATATCAATCGGGAATCAAAGCGATTTAATGGTAAAACAACTATTACTGGTGAGGCCAAGGCACAAGAAATTGCCATTCATCAAAAAGGTTTAGTTGTTGCTACGGTTCAAGCTGATGGTGCTGACGTGCCATTTACTACGGACAATGATGCTGATGCAATTCGCGTTGACCTAGGAAAAACTGGCAACACAACGGTTACAATTACTTATACCGCCAAACTTACGGACAGCATGATGGGGATTTACCCTTCATACTACGAAGTTGAAGGTGTAAAAAAACAAATTATTGGGACCCAGTTTGAAACTAATTTTGCCCGTCAGGCATTTCCTTGTGTGGATGAACCAGAAGCAAAAGCCACATTTGATTTAGCACTTAAATTTGACGAACAACCTGGTGAAACAATTATTAGTAACATGCCAGAGGTTCGTACTGAAAATGGCGTGCACTACTTTGATACAACTGTTCGGATGTCCACATACTTAATCGCGTTTGCATTCGGTGATTTACAAAGCAAACAAACAACGACTAAGAGTGGCGTTAAAGTTGGTGTCTTCGCAACCAAAGCTCACAAAGCTAATGAACTCGACTTTGCACTTGATATTGCCAAACGCTCAATTGAATTTTACGAAGACTTTTTCCAAACACCATATCCATTGCCACATTCATGGCAGTTAGCTTTGCCTGATTTTTCGGCCGGCGCAATGGAAAACTGGGGCTTGGTTACCTATCGAGAAGCTTATTTAGTCCTTGACCCTGATAATACGGCGCTTGAAATGAAACAACTTGTGGCTACAGTAGTTGCTCATGAGTTGGCTCATCAATGGTTCGGTGATTTGGTCACAATGAAGTGGTGGGACGATCTCTGGTTAAACGAAAGTTTTGCCAACATGATGGAATATGTCGCAATTGATGCTATTGAACCTGACTGGCATATCTGGGAAATGTTCCAAACATCTGAAGCTTCATCAGCCTTACAACGGGATGCCATCGATGGTGTTCAATCTGTTCATGTGCAAGTAGAAAACCCAGCAGAAATTGATGCCTTGTTTGATGGCGCAATTGTGTATGCGAAGGGTTCACGGATGTTGGTGATGGTCCGTGCTTTGCTTGGCGACGATGCATTGCGTGCTGGCTTGAAGAAGTACTTTGCGACCCATAAATATGACAATGCAACCGGGGCTGATTTATGGGCTGCGTTAGGCACAGCTTCTGATCTTGATGTTGGAGCAATCATGAACTCATGGTTGGAACAACCCGGATATCCAGTTGTGTCCGTATCTGTAGTGGATGGCAAGTTAACCTTGTCACAACAACAATTCTTTAGCGGTCAAGGTAAGGATATCGGCCGTCAATGGCAGATTCCTTTGAATAGTAATTATGAGGTTGCCCCAACCATCATGTCCGAAAAGAGTCTTACTCTTGGTGATTATGATGAATTACGTAAAGCTAATGGCAAACCATTCCGTTTAAATGTCGGCAACGACTCTCACTTTATTGTTAAATATGATAGTGCATTGTTACAAGATATTTTAGACAATGTAAATTCATTAGACGCTATTTCACAATTACAAGTGCTACAAGACTTGCGTTTATTAGCAGAAGGCCGCCAAATTTCGTATGCTGAAATTGTGCCATTGTTGAAAGACTTTGCAGACAGCAAATCAAACGTGGTCAATGCCGCTTTGTACGTGGTTGCAAACAACTTAAAGAAATTTGTGACACCAGATTCTGAAGAAGAAAAACAATTACAGACTTTATATGATCAATTAAGTAAAAACCAAGTTGCTCGTTTGGTCTGGACACCAAAAGCTGGTGAATCAAATGACGACCAACTGACTCGTCCTTATGTTTTGAGCGCAACATTGTACGCTAAGGATGCGGATGCAATCGCAGCGGCTCACGAAATTTTTACAGCTAATGCCGATAAACTTGAGACCTTGCCCGCTGATACCCGTTTCTACATTTTAAAGAATGAAGTTAAAAACTTTGGGAGTGCCGAGTTGTTTGATAAATTGTTGGCTGCTCATCGTCAAACTGCTGATGGAAGTTACAAAGAAGACATCGCTGCAGCTTTGACAAGCACCCCTGATGCTGGCTTAATCGGCCGTTTGATTGAGAAGTTCGAAGATGCGGACACAATCAAGCCACAAGATTTACGGGCTTGGTTCCGAGGTGTTTTGGCCAATGACGAAGGTCAACAAGCAGCTTGGGATTGGATCCGCAATGATTGGCAATGGCTAGAAGATACGGTTGGTGGTGATATGGAATTTACCACATATATCACAGTGATCGCCGGCATCTTCCGGACTCCAGAACGATTAGCAGAGTTCAAAGCGTTCTTTGAACCTAAACTAAACACTCCTGGGTTAACACGTGAAATCACCATGGATACAAAAGTAATTGAAGACCGTGTGAGCTTGATCGAAGCTGACAAAGCTAGTGTGAATGACGCCATCGCAAAGGTGATTGGATAAAAAGCAAAAATTGAAAATGAGCTTTTAAGGTTGACCATTTGGTAACTTTGAGAGCTCTTTTTTTTATTTTTAAAAATAGTTAGTTTTACGTTGACTTTAACTAACTAACGTTTTATAATCATTTTTGTTAGTTAAATGAATTCAAAACTAACTAACTAAAAATAAAAAAGAGGAATTTAATTATGGCTAATAATACAGAAGAACTCATGAATCAATTTGGAAAGTTATTTCAGCAGAAATCATTTGTTTTTGCGACAATCAAAAGCACGCAGAATACGGATAATCCCCGAAGTAATGTTCGAGGTCAACAACGCGTACTTCAGTTGTTGTTTGATAAAGAGTCATTGACCAATTCGCAAATTGTTGAAGAATTAGATATTCGTCCCAGTTCAGCGAGCGTTCTGGTTGGTAAGCTTGAAGAAAATGGGTTAGTTAAAAAAACTGAATCATCTGATGATAAGAGGGTAACGTTCATTTCCTTGACGGAAGAAGGACGGCAATCAATTAAAAAGGTTCACAAATTTACAGACGACCTATCAGATTCGCTGTTGGCTGTTTTATCTGATGATGAAAAAAAGCAACTCAAAGATATTTTAACTAAGCTTAATGCAGATTTAGATAAAAAAGCCCCTGAATGGGATCAACAACAAAATTGGAAGGCACCTTTCAACGGCAGAGGATTTAGGCCCTCAAGCTTTGGTGGCTTTCCTGAGGGTTTCAATTTTCGCAAATAAGTAACTAATAATAATTGGAGATAAAGAAACATGCAAAATAGACAAAACGAACCAAACACACAAGCATTTAAACGCCAAAAATTTAGTTTTAAAGATTTCGCAAGCTTAATTACAAAAGTCAAACCACACTTTTGGTTGCTTCTCGAGGGTTTGTTGCTAGGAATTATTTCTACGGGGATGAATTTAGTTGTACCAAAGGTTGCAGCGAAGTTGGTCAATCAATTGGGACATACCGTCGATACCAGTCTGGTTGTTTTGGTTATTGTGTTATTTGTTTTTGGGGCGATCATTAATGCGGCATCGGGATCCGCATTGGGATTTTTCGGAGAAGATGTTGTAAATAAGTTACGAAAGTTTCTTTGGGATAAAATCTTGAAGTTACCGGTTAGTTATTTTGATGACACCAAATCAGGTGAAATTACTTCAAGACTAGTTAACGATACTTCGCAAGTGAAAGATTTGCTTGCCAATTCGATGCCTTCGATGGTCACTTCAATTCTCCAGTTGGTCGGTGCTTTGGTACTGATGCTGACGATGGATTGGAAAATGACCTTGCTGATGTTTATCAGTGTGCCGCTAGTGACTTTGTGCATTATTCCGATAACCTCACTTTCACGCAAAATTGCCCACACTCGGCAAGACGCGCTTGCGACTTTTAACGGGGAAGTTAGTGAAACTCTAAGTGAGATTCGGTTGGTAAAATCGTCAACGGCCGAAGAGGCTGAACGGACTTCTGGAGATAAGGACATTAACAAACTGTACCGAATTGGTCTCAAAGAGGCCGTTTATGATTCTGTGGCCGGCCCCGTTATGCAAATGGTGATGATGGGGATGATGATCGGCATGTTAATTTATGGTGCGAGTCGGGTCGCAAACGGTTCGATGACATTTGGGACTTTGATTTCATTTTTGATGTATCTTGTTCAGATGATCGGACCGTTTACGATGCTTGGCCAATTCTTTACCGCAATGGCTAAAGCAAGTGGCTCAACGGCCAGAATTCAAGAGCTACTAGCAGTTGATGAAGAAGTTCAAAATCAGGGAAAAACGGTTGTTGCACAAGGGCAGACCTTGGGTGTTAAACATGTTGATTTTGCTTACGAAGATGGGAAATCGATTTTAAAAGATGTTTCATTTACTGCTAAACCAAATACGGTCATTGCGTTTGTGGGACCTTCTGGTGGTGGAAAAACAACCATTTTTAGCTTGCTGGAGCGCTACTATAAGCCAACGGGTGGCAAAATTACGATTGGCAACACAAATATCGAAGACATCAATTTAAATAATTGGCGTCAACAAATTGGCATTGTTGGGCAGGATGCTCCCGTTATGAGTGGTTCAATTCGTTACAATTTAACGTATGGTTTGAAGAAAAGATATACTGACGAGCAGCTTTGGCATGTGCTTGAAATGGCTTATGCAAAGGAATTTGTCGAAAAGATGGATGATAGATTGGATACAACAGTCGGCGAGCGAGGAGTTAAACTCTCTGGTGGACAGCGACAACGAATTGCAATTGCCCGCGCATTTCTCCGTGATCCGAAGATTTTAATTCTCGATGAAGCAACAGCCAGTTTGGACTCGGAATCAGAAAAAATGGTTCAAAAAGCGTTAGAAAAATTGATGCACAACCGAACGACACTCGTTAGTGCTCATCGTTTAAGCACCATTGTCAATGCAAACCAAATTTACTTTATTGAGGACGGAAAAG contains the following coding sequences:
- a CDS encoding NADH-dependent flavin oxidoreductase — translated: MSAKYKFLEPYTFKNGVKIKNRVVIPPMTEASAFEEGSVTRDELRYFSLHSGGVGMFISPVANVSEDGKGFEGELSVDDDRFLPGLKKMALAMKQNGTKAILQIFDAGRMSNSKILRGTKPVSASAVAALRPGAETPRELTDAEINQIITDFGEATRRAIQAGFDGIELHGANTYLLQQFFSPHSNRRTDKWGGSVDKRMTFALEVIKSVQVAVEKYADRPFIVGYRISPEEIENPGIRMADTLHFIDVLADQPIDYLHVSMGYAWRTSLNDKADKEPLILKIQKQVNGRLPLISVGSVEKPEDAEKVMDAGIDFVALGRESLREPKWVQKVETDDEESIRYTISTRDVDELGITPSMWNFVTVRLKSAMHISNQPDYDKDQFDNKLAPHEGA
- a CDS encoding M1 family metallopeptidase translates to MTEFKRFYETFQPTHYDVYLDINRESKRFNGKTTITGEAKAQEIAIHQKGLVVATVQADGADVPFTTDNDADAIRVDLGKTGNTTVTITYTAKLTDSMMGIYPSYYEVEGVKKQIIGTQFETNFARQAFPCVDEPEAKATFDLALKFDEQPGETIISNMPEVRTENGVHYFDTTVRMSTYLIAFAFGDLQSKQTTTKSGVKVGVFATKAHKANELDFALDIAKRSIEFYEDFFQTPYPLPHSWQLALPDFSAGAMENWGLVTYREAYLVLDPDNTALEMKQLVATVVAHELAHQWFGDLVTMKWWDDLWLNESFANMMEYVAIDAIEPDWHIWEMFQTSEASSALQRDAIDGVQSVHVQVENPAEIDALFDGAIVYAKGSRMLVMVRALLGDDALRAGLKKYFATHKYDNATGADLWAALGTASDLDVGAIMNSWLEQPGYPVVSVSVVDGKLTLSQQQFFSGQGKDIGRQWQIPLNSNYEVAPTIMSEKSLTLGDYDELRKANGKPFRLNVGNDSHFIVKYDSALLQDILDNVNSLDAISQLQVLQDLRLLAEGRQISYAEIVPLLKDFADSKSNVVNAALYVVANNLKKFVTPDSEEEKQLQTLYDQLSKNQVARLVWTPKAGESNDDQLTRPYVLSATLYAKDADAIAAAHEIFTANADKLETLPADTRFYILKNEVKNFGSAELFDKLLAAHRQTADGSYKEDIAAALTSTPDAGLIGRLIEKFEDADTIKPQDLRAWFRGVLANDEGQQAAWDWIRNDWQWLEDTVGGDMEFTTYITVIAGIFRTPERLAEFKAFFEPKLNTPGLTREITMDTKVIEDRVSLIEADKASVNDAIAKVIG
- a CDS encoding MarR family winged helix-turn-helix transcriptional regulator codes for the protein MANNTEELMNQFGKLFQQKSFVFATIKSTQNTDNPRSNVRGQQRVLQLLFDKESLTNSQIVEELDIRPSSASVLVGKLEENGLVKKTESSDDKRVTFISLTEEGRQSIKKVHKFTDDLSDSLLAVLSDDEKKQLKDILTKLNADLDKKAPEWDQQQNWKAPFNGRGFRPSSFGGFPEGFNFRK
- a CDS encoding ABC transporter ATP-binding protein; translated protein: MQNRQNEPNTQAFKRQKFSFKDFASLITKVKPHFWLLLEGLLLGIISTGMNLVVPKVAAKLVNQLGHTVDTSLVVLVIVLFVFGAIINAASGSALGFFGEDVVNKLRKFLWDKILKLPVSYFDDTKSGEITSRLVNDTSQVKDLLANSMPSMVTSILQLVGALVLMLTMDWKMTLLMFISVPLVTLCIIPITSLSRKIAHTRQDALATFNGEVSETLSEIRLVKSSTAEEAERTSGDKDINKLYRIGLKEAVYDSVAGPVMQMVMMGMMIGMLIYGASRVANGSMTFGTLISFLMYLVQMIGPFTMLGQFFTAMAKASGSTARIQELLAVDEEVQNQGKTVVAQGQTLGVKHVDFAYEDGKSILKDVSFTAKPNTVIAFVGPSGGGKTTIFSLLERYYKPTGGKITIGNTNIEDINLNNWRQQIGIVGQDAPVMSGSIRYNLTYGLKKRYTDEQLWHVLEMAYAKEFVEKMDDRLDTTVGERGVKLSGGQRQRIAIARAFLRDPKILILDEATASLDSESEKMVQKALEKLMHNRTTLVSAHRLSTIVNANQIYFIEDGKVSGHGTHHELIDKLPIYHDYVENQFAG